In Scylla paramamosain isolate STU-SP2022 chromosome 19, ASM3559412v1, whole genome shotgun sequence, a single genomic region encodes these proteins:
- the LOC135109462 gene encoding uncharacterized protein LOC135109462 — MDAENSSWLGKGCRNLLVPRRPVSREDVISAVGEYGRRECVPAHCGYSIRENICEAGRYVDEEPSYVEQELPVYVADIDDPCLLGLDYLLESRACLDFGEIRMEVQGKEVPLLKANATIEVVATKTTCVPPRMETWVSCRLSRDMENEVCLVESLPLSQLQSELLVGKTLVWPDDEQVRVLVANLADEERQIPAGAAVRSCEAVELAHKVPGSGPKEMAVTHGFSAHLEDVWNRSIVCLDKEQAVQLEKLLQKYTDVSSPGDLDLGRTNLVKHRINTGNHPPIKQPPRRVAPARCQEMEKAVGEHIN; from the exons ATGGATGCGGAAAACAGCAGCTGGCTGGGAAAGGGGTGCCGCAACCTGCTAGTGCCACGCAGGCCTGTTTCCCGGGAAGATGTCATCAGCGCAGTTGGAGAGTACGGTCGACGGGAATGCGTACCAGCTCACTGTGGATACAGCATCAGAGAGAACATTTGTGAGGCCGGACGTTACGTCGACGAGGAGCCATCCTATG TGGAGCAAGAGTTGCCTGTGTATGTGGCAGACATTGATGACCCGTGCTTGCTGGGTCTGGACTACCTTCTGGAGAGCCGTGCCTGTCTGGACTTTGGAGAGATCCGCATGGAAGTCCAGGGGAAGGAGGTGCCACTGCTGAAGGCAAACGCCACCATCGAGGTCGTAGCTACCAAGACTACCTGTGTGCCACCGAGGATGGAGACTTGGGTGAGTTGCAGGCTGAGTCGTGATATGGAAAATGAAGTCTGTTTGGTGGAGTCCTTACCCCTCTCCCAGTTGCAGAGTGAACTGCTGGTCGGGAAGACACTGGTGTGGCCTGATGATGAGCAAGTACGTGTGCTGGTCGCTAATCTGGCCGATGAGGAGCGGCAAATACCAGCTGGAGCTGCGGTGAGGAGCTGTGAGGCTGTGGAGCTGGCACATAAAGTGCCAGGCTCAGGCCCTAAGGAGATGGCAGTTACCCATGGCTTCTCAGCACATCTGGAGGACGTGTGGAACAGGAGTATAGTGTGCTTAGACAAGGAGCAGGCAGTTCAGCTGGAGAAATTGCTGCAGAAGTACACTGATGTGTCCTCGCCAGGTGATTTGGACTTGGGGCGCACGAATCTGGTCAAGCATCGCATCAACACTGGCAACCACCCACCCATCAAACAACCACCAAGGAGAGTTGCCCCTGCCCGGTGTCAGGAAATGGAAAAGGCAGTCGGTGAACATATCAACTAG